A region from the Hippopotamus amphibius kiboko isolate mHipAmp2 chromosome 15, mHipAmp2.hap2, whole genome shotgun sequence genome encodes:
- the DHPS gene encoding deoxyhypusine synthase isoform X2, with protein sequence MVDVLVTTAGGVEEDLIKCLAPTYLGEFSLRGKELRENGINRIGNLLVPNDNYCKFEDWLMPILDQMVLEQNTESVKWTPSKMIARLGKEINNPESVYYWAQKNHIPVLSPALTDGSLGDMIFFHSYKNPGLVLDIVEDLRLINTQAIFAKRTGMIILGGGVVKHHIANANLMRNGADYAVYINTAQEFDGSDSGARPDEAVSWGKIRVDAQPVKVYADASLVFPLLVAETFAQKVDAFTTEKNED encoded by the exons ATG GTGGATGTTTTGGTGACCACGGCTGGGGGTGTGGAGGAGGATCTCATCAAGTGCCTGGCGCCCACGTACCTGGGCGAGTTCAGCCTCAGGGGGAAGGAGCTACGTGAGAACGGGATCAACAG GATTGGAAACCTGCTGGTGCCCAACGACAATTACTGCAAGTTTGAGGACTGGCTGATGCCCATTCTGGACCAGATGGTGCTGGAGCAGAACACGGAG AGTGTGAAGTGGACGCCTTCTAAGATGATTGCCCGGCTTGGCAAGGAGATAAACAACCCAGAATCGGTGTATTACTGGGCCCAGAAG AACCACATCCCTGTGTTGAGCCCGGCACTCACAGATGGCTCGCTGGGTGACATGATCTTCTTCCATTCCTATAAGAACCCAGGCTTGGTCCTAGATATCGTTGAAG ACCTGAGGCTCATCAACACACAGGCCATCTTCGCCAAGCGTACTGGGATGATCATCCTGGGCGGTGGTGTGGTCAAGCACCACATCGCCAACGCCAACCTCATG cgGAACGGGGCTGACTACGCCGTCTACATCAACACAGCCCAGGAGTTTGATGGCTCTGACTCAGGTGCCCGGCCGGACGAAGCTGTCTCTTGGGGCAAGATCCGGGTGGATGCACAGCCTGTCAAG GTCTATGCTGATGCCTCCCTGGTCTTCCCGCTGCTCGTGGCTGAAACCTTTGCCCAGAAGGTAGATGCCTTCACGACCGAGAAGAACGAGGACTGA
- the DHPS gene encoding deoxyhypusine synthase isoform X1: protein MEAPLEGKAPAAALAAVLKHSSALPSESAQVRGYDFNRGVDYRALLEAFGTTGFQATNFGRAVQQVNAMIEKKLEPLDQNEDQHADLTQSRRPLTGCTIFLGYTSNLISSGIRETIRYLVQHNMVDVLVTTAGGVEEDLIKCLAPTYLGEFSLRGKELRENGINRIGNLLVPNDNYCKFEDWLMPILDQMVLEQNTESVKWTPSKMIARLGKEINNPESVYYWAQKNHIPVLSPALTDGSLGDMIFFHSYKNPGLVLDIVEDLRLINTQAIFAKRTGMIILGGGVVKHHIANANLMRNGADYAVYINTAQEFDGSDSGARPDEAVSWGKIRVDAQPVKVYADASLVFPLLVAETFAQKVDAFTTEKNED, encoded by the exons ATGGAGGCTCCCCTGGAGGGGAAGGCGCCCGCGGCGGCGCTGGCCGCCGTGTTGAAGCACAGTTCGGCACTACCGTCCGAGAGCGCCCAGGTCCGGGGCTACGACTTCAACCGCGGCGTGGACTACCGCGCACTGCTGGAGGCCTTCGGCACCACTGGTTTCCAGGCCACTAACTTCGGGCGCGCGGTACAGCAAGTGAACGCCATG ATAGAGAAGAAACTGGAGCCACTGGATCAGAATGAAGACCAACATGCTGACCTGACCCAGAGCCGGCGCCCACTCACCGGCTGCACCATTTTTCTGGGCTACACATCTAACCTCATCAGTTCAGGCATCCGTGAGACCATCCGTTACCTTGTGCAGCACAACATG GTGGATGTTTTGGTGACCACGGCTGGGGGTGTGGAGGAGGATCTCATCAAGTGCCTGGCGCCCACGTACCTGGGCGAGTTCAGCCTCAGGGGGAAGGAGCTACGTGAGAACGGGATCAACAG GATTGGAAACCTGCTGGTGCCCAACGACAATTACTGCAAGTTTGAGGACTGGCTGATGCCCATTCTGGACCAGATGGTGCTGGAGCAGAACACGGAG AGTGTGAAGTGGACGCCTTCTAAGATGATTGCCCGGCTTGGCAAGGAGATAAACAACCCAGAATCGGTGTATTACTGGGCCCAGAAG AACCACATCCCTGTGTTGAGCCCGGCACTCACAGATGGCTCGCTGGGTGACATGATCTTCTTCCATTCCTATAAGAACCCAGGCTTGGTCCTAGATATCGTTGAAG ACCTGAGGCTCATCAACACACAGGCCATCTTCGCCAAGCGTACTGGGATGATCATCCTGGGCGGTGGTGTGGTCAAGCACCACATCGCCAACGCCAACCTCATG cgGAACGGGGCTGACTACGCCGTCTACATCAACACAGCCCAGGAGTTTGATGGCTCTGACTCAGGTGCCCGGCCGGACGAAGCTGTCTCTTGGGGCAAGATCCGGGTGGATGCACAGCCTGTCAAG GTCTATGCTGATGCCTCCCTGGTCTTCCCGCTGCTCGTGGCTGAAACCTTTGCCCAGAAGGTAGATGCCTTCACGACCGAGAAGAACGAGGACTGA
- the GNG14 gene encoding putative guanine nucleotide-binding protein G(I)/G(S)/G(O) subunit gamma-14 isoform X1, translating into MSASASEHLPSNGIVIPCPCLLSLQSLRILHNLLLFLRAAAATSSGKPSLTFFWMSGKVTTGSDIGQARRAVEQLRMEAGIDRVKVRARARRVHLSEGAGGQPSPGLANRAGLQVSKAATDLLQFCTEQAKSDPFLVGIPAATNPFKEKKPCAIL; encoded by the exons ATGTCAGCTTCTGCCTCTGAGCATCTCCCGTCAAATGGGATAGTGATTCCCTGTCCGTGTCTTCTAAGTCTCCAGAGTCTCCGCATTCTGCATAACCTTCTGCTCTTCCTTCGCGCTGCAGCTGCCACCTCCtccgggaagccttccctgacctttTTCTGG ATGTCTGGCAAGGTGACCACTGGCAGCGACATCGGGCAGGCCCGCCGGGCTGTGGAGCAGCTGCGGATGGAGGCAGGCATCGACCGAGTGAAGGTGAGGGCCAGGGCAAGGCGGGTGCATCTGAGCGAGGGGGCAGGTGGACAGCCCAGCCCTGGTCTGGCTAACCGGGCTGGCCTGCAGGTATCCAAGGCGGCCACTGACCTGCTGCAGTTCTGCACGGAGCAGGCCAAGAGCGACCCCTTCCTTGTGGGCATCCCGGCCGCCACCAACCCCTTCAAGGAGAAGAAGCCCTGTGCCATCCTATGA
- the GNG14 gene encoding putative guanine nucleotide-binding protein G(I)/G(S)/G(O) subunit gamma-14 isoform X2, whose translation MSASASEHLPSNGIVIPCPCLLSLQSLRILHNLLLFLRAAAATSSGKPSLTFFWMSGKVTTGSDIGQARRAVEQLRMEAGIDRVKVSKAATDLLQFCTEQAKSDPFLVGIPAATNPFKEKKPCAIL comes from the exons ATGTCAGCTTCTGCCTCTGAGCATCTCCCGTCAAATGGGATAGTGATTCCCTGTCCGTGTCTTCTAAGTCTCCAGAGTCTCCGCATTCTGCATAACCTTCTGCTCTTCCTTCGCGCTGCAGCTGCCACCTCCtccgggaagccttccctgacctttTTCTGG ATGTCTGGCAAGGTGACCACTGGCAGCGACATCGGGCAGGCCCGCCGGGCTGTGGAGCAGCTGCGGATGGAGGCAGGCATCGACCGAGTGAAG GTATCCAAGGCGGCCACTGACCTGCTGCAGTTCTGCACGGAGCAGGCCAAGAGCGACCCCTTCCTTGTGGGCATCCCGGCCGCCACCAACCCCTTCAAGGAGAAGAAGCCCTGTGCCATCCTATGA
- the DHPS gene encoding deoxyhypusine synthase isoform X3, which yields MPILDQMVLEQNTESVKWTPSKMIARLGKEINNPESVYYWAQKNHIPVLSPALTDGSLGDMIFFHSYKNPGLVLDIVEDLRLINTQAIFAKRTGMIILGGGVVKHHIANANLMRNGADYAVYINTAQEFDGSDSGARPDEAVSWGKIRVDAQPVKVYADASLVFPLLVAETFAQKVDAFTTEKNED from the exons ATGCCCATTCTGGACCAGATGGTGCTGGAGCAGAACACGGAG AGTGTGAAGTGGACGCCTTCTAAGATGATTGCCCGGCTTGGCAAGGAGATAAACAACCCAGAATCGGTGTATTACTGGGCCCAGAAG AACCACATCCCTGTGTTGAGCCCGGCACTCACAGATGGCTCGCTGGGTGACATGATCTTCTTCCATTCCTATAAGAACCCAGGCTTGGTCCTAGATATCGTTGAAG ACCTGAGGCTCATCAACACACAGGCCATCTTCGCCAAGCGTACTGGGATGATCATCCTGGGCGGTGGTGTGGTCAAGCACCACATCGCCAACGCCAACCTCATG cgGAACGGGGCTGACTACGCCGTCTACATCAACACAGCCCAGGAGTTTGATGGCTCTGACTCAGGTGCCCGGCCGGACGAAGCTGTCTCTTGGGGCAAGATCCGGGTGGATGCACAGCCTGTCAAG GTCTATGCTGATGCCTCCCTGGTCTTCCCGCTGCTCGTGGCTGAAACCTTTGCCCAGAAGGTAGATGCCTTCACGACCGAGAAGAACGAGGACTGA